The genomic window GGCATCCAGGAGCCGGACCTGCTCCGCGAGCTTCTCCGGGAGCCACACGTCGTCCGCGTCCAGGAACGCCACGAGGTCCCCCCGCGCCTCGCGGAGGGCCAGGTTGCGGGCGGCGCTGGCGCCCCGGTTCTCGCGCCCCGGGTGCGACAGGCAGCGGACCCGGTCGGGGTCGCGTGCGGCGTACCCGCGCGCGATCTCCCCGCTCCCGTCGGTGGAGCCGTCGTCCACCAGCAGCAGCTCCCAGTGGGGATAGCTCTGCGCCAGGACGCTCTCCACCGCCTCGCCGATGAACCGCTCCGCGTTCAGGAAGGGCATCACCACCGAGACCCGCACCGCCGCGCCGCTCATCCGGCCCGCTCCGGACCGCTCACGCCCGGCCCACGGAGGACGAGCCCGCCACCGGGACCGCGGGCTCGTGGCGTCCGCCGGCCTCCGGCGCGTACTCCAGGGTCACCTCGAAGCGGCACGCGACCAGCCCGTCCCTTTCCATGTACACGCGGTCCACCCCCTCCGTGTGCATGGGCACCACCTCGAGCTGGAACGCCCCGGGCACCCCGTCGTACCCGGGGCCGAAGGAGTCGCCGGTCCACAGCCCCACCGAGTACACGCCGGGGTTCAGGGGGAGGTCCTCGATGTGCACCACCACCGTGTTCCGGCCGCGGCGCAGCCGGAGCACCCGCCCCCTGGCGAAGACGTCCGCGTTGATCAGCAGGGTGCCGCCCAGGGTCCGGAGGCTCACCGCCAGGGAGCCGACCTCCCGGTCGTCGTCCGAATCCACCACCACCTCGAAGCGCAGCGGTCCCCCCGGAAAGGCGGGGCCGGACCCGTGAGGCCCCGGGCTGCCGTAGCGGATGGCGCGGAAGCGCACCTCCCCGGAGCCGGACCGCTCGACGGTGTCCAGCTCGATCCAGCTCCCCGCCGCGTGCTCGCCCCCGGCGCGCGCCAGGTACCGGGCCACCACCTCGCGGCTCTCGCCCACGGCGGCCACCCGCCCGCGCTCCAGCAGGACGCAGCGCGAGCAGAGGCGCTGGACGGCATCCATGTTGTGGCTCACGAAGAGCACGGTGCGCCCCTGGCGGGCCACGTCCTCCATTCGCCCCAGGCACTTGCGCTGAAAGGTGGCGTCGCCTACGGCCAGGACCTCGTCCACCACCAGGATCTCCGGCTCAAGGTGTGCGGCCACGGCGAAGGCCAGGCGCAGGTACATCCCGCTGGAATAGTGCTTGACGGGCGTGTCGATGAACCGCTCCACCCCCGCGAACGCGACGATCTCGTCGAACTTCTGGTCGATCTCCGCCCGCTTCATCCCCAGGATCGCGCCGTTGAGGTAGGTGTTCTCGCGGCCCGTCAGCTCCGCGTGGAAGCCGGTTCCGACCTCCAGCAGCGATCCCACCCGCCCGTGGATCCAGGCATCCCCCTCCGTGGGCTCCGTGATGCGCGACAGCACCTTCAGGAGGGTGCTCTTCCCCGCGCCGTTCCCGCCGATGATCCCCACCGCCTCGCCTCGCTCCACCTCGAACGAGACGTCCCGCAGCGCCCAGAAGGTGTCGTCCGCCGGGGGGCGGCCGCGGCCCGCCAGCAGCCCGCCCGCCGCGCGGAGGCGCTCAACCAGCGCCTCCCGCAGCATGGTGGCCCGCCGGGCGTGAGGGATGCGGTAGCGCTTCCCGAGACCTTCCACGCGGATCGCGATGTCGCTCATTCGTCCCTAGACCAGGTCCGCGAAGGTCCGCTCCATCCGGCGGAAGTAGAGGGCGCCGCCCGCGAGGAGCGCCAGCGCCGCGAGCGACGACACCACGATGGCGCCCCCGGGCGCCGTGTCCGTGCCCAGGAGCGCCCAGCGGAAGCCCTCCACCACGCCCACCATGGGGTTGATCCCGTAGACGGTGCGCCAGGGCTCTTCCAGGAGGCTGCTCGGATAGGCGATGGGGGTCGCGAAGAGCCAGAACTGCACCAGGAAGGGGACCACGTAGGCGACGTCCCGGTAGCGCACGTTCAGCGCGGAGAGCCAGAGTCCCACGCCCAGGCTGGTGGTCAGCGCCAGCGCCAGCAGGGGGACGATCCAGAGCGACTCCACCCCGGGGAACATCCCGAAGTAGAGCATCATCCCCAGCAGCACCGCGAAGGCGAGCGCGAAGTCCACCAGCCCCGAGAGCACCGCCGCCAGCGGGATGGCCATGCGCGGGAAGTACACCTTCTTGAGGAGGTTCTGGCTCCCCACCAGGCTGGTGCTGGAGAGGCTCAGCCCGCCGGCGAAGAAGGTCCAGGGGACCAGCGCCGCGAACGCGAACACCGGGTACGGCACCCCGTCCGAGGGCATCTTGGCCAGCCGCCCGAAGAAGAGGCTGAACACCACCATGGTGGCGAACGGCTGGAGGATCGCCCATGTGGCCCCCAGTGCGGTCTGCTTGTA from Longimicrobiaceae bacterium includes these protein-coding regions:
- a CDS encoding ABC transporter ATP-binding protein — its product is MSDIAIRVEGLGKRYRIPHARRATMLREALVERLRAAGGLLAGRGRPPADDTFWALRDVSFEVERGEAVGIIGGNGAGKSTLLKVLSRITEPTEGDAWIHGRVGSLLEVGTGFHAELTGRENTYLNGAILGMKRAEIDQKFDEIVAFAGVERFIDTPVKHYSSGMYLRLAFAVAAHLEPEILVVDEVLAVGDATFQRKCLGRMEDVARQGRTVLFVSHNMDAVQRLCSRCVLLERGRVAAVGESREVVARYLARAGGEHAAGSWIELDTVERSGSGEVRFRAIRYGSPGPHGSGPAFPGGPLRFEVVVDSDDDREVGSLAVSLRTLGGTLLINADVFARGRVLRLRRGRNTVVVHIEDLPLNPGVYSVGLWTGDSFGPGYDGVPGAFQLEVVPMHTEGVDRVYMERDGLVACRFEVTLEYAPEAGGRHEPAVPVAGSSSVGRA
- a CDS encoding ABC transporter permease, whose amino-acid sequence is MKTDRTAAALDPGVTWIRASRGWAVPDLRELWRYRELLYFLVWRDVKVRYKQTALGATWAILQPFATMVVFSLFFGRLAKMPSDGVPYPVFAFAALVPWTFFAGGLSLSSTSLVGSQNLLKKVYFPRMAIPLAAVLSGLVDFALAFAVLLGMMLYFGMFPGVESLWIVPLLALALTTSLGVGLWLSALNVRYRDVAYVVPFLVQFWLFATPIAYPSSLLEEPWRTVYGINPMVGVVEGFRWALLGTDTAPGGAIVVSSLAALALLAGGALYFRRMERTFADLV